In a genomic window of Chaetodon trifascialis isolate fChaTrf1 chromosome 8, fChaTrf1.hap1, whole genome shotgun sequence:
- the LOC139334689 gene encoding glucose-6-phosphate 1-dehydrogenase isoform X2: MANIPLSRSEVFGELRKELHEDEEFHQSDAHIFIIMGASGDLAKKKIYPTLWWLFRDGLLPEQTYFVGFARSELTVDAIRTSCLPYLKVADTEIERLSAFFGRNTYISGKYADESSFSKLHTHILSLPGGAEANRLFYLALPPTVYHDVTKNIKHSCMSTKGWNRVIVEKPFGHDLQSSEELSTHLSSLFTEEQIYRIDHYLGKEMVQNLMVLRFGNRIFGPIWNRDSVACVVLTFKEPFGTQGRGGYFDDFGIIRDVMQNHLLQMLCLVAMEKPASTSSDDVRDEKVKVLKCITPVSMSDVVLGQYVGDPEGEGDAKLGYLDDPTVPKGSTQATFTTAVLYVHNERWDGVPFILRCGKALNERKAEVRLQFTDVPGDIFGKQCRRNELVVRVQPNEAVYAKMMSKKPGVYFSPEETELDLTYKSRYKDVKLPDAYERLILDVFCGSQMHFVRSDELREAWRIFTPILHQIDREKPKPIPYKYGSRGPPEADDLAKRVGFRYEGTYKWVNPHRL, encoded by the exons ATGGCCAACATCCCCCTCTCTCGCTCTGAGGTGTTTGGGGAGCTGAGGAAGGAGCTGCATGAAGATGAGGAGTTCCATCAGTCTGATGctcacatcttcatcatcatgggAGCATCG GGAGATCTGGCCAAGAAGAAAATCTACCCGACTCTATG gtGGTTGTTCAGAGACGGCCTCCTCCCTGAACAGACGTATTTTGTGGGCTTTGCTCGCTCGGAGTTGACAGTTGATGCTATTCGGACTTCTTGCCTGCCATACCTGAAG GTGGCGGATACAGAAATAGAGCGGCTGTCGGCCTTCTTCGGCAGGAACACGTACATCAGTGGGAAATATGCAGACGAGAGTTCCTTCtccaaactccacacacacatcctgtctcTGCCCGGTGGAGCCGAGGCGAACCGTCTCTTCTACCTGGCGCTGCCACCCACCGTCTACCACGACGTTACCAAGAACATCAAGCACAGCTGTATGAGCACAAA AGGCTGGAACAGGGTGATTGTCGAGAAGCCATTTGGACATGACCTTCAGAGCTCCGAAGAGCTGTCCACTCACCTGTCCTCCCTCTTCACTGAAGAACAGATCTACCGCATCGACCACTACCTGGGCAAGGAAATGGTGCAGAACCTCATGGTGCTCAG GTTTGGGAACCGTATCTTCGGGCCGATCTGGAACAGGGACAGCGTGGCCTGTGTTGTTCTCACCTTTAAAGAACCGTTTGGCACTCAGGGACGAGGAGGCTACTTTGATGATTTTGGCATCATCCG CGATGTCATGCAGAACCACTTGCTCCAGATGCTCTGCCTGGTTGCCATGGAGAAACCAGCATCCACCAGCTCTGATGATGTGAGGGATGAAAAG GTGAAAGTCCTGAAGTGCATCACTCCAGTGTCCATGTCAGATGTGGTGCTGGGTCAGTATGTGGGGGATCCAGAGGGTGAGGGGGACGCCAAACTGGGTTATCTTGACGATCCCACAGTTCCTAAAGGATCGACTCAGGCCACCTTCACCACCGCTGTCCTCTACGTGCACAACGAACGCTGGGATG GTGTTCCTTTCATCCTCCGCTGTGGAAAGGCTCTGAATGAGAGGAAAGCTGAGGTGCGGCTGCAGTTCACAGATGTCCCAggggacatttttggaaaacagTGTCGCAGGAATGAGCTAGTAGTGCGTGTGCAGCCCAACGAGGCCGTCTACGCCAAGATGATGAGCAAGAAACCCGGCGTTTACTTCAGCCCTGAGGAAACCGAGCTGGACCTCACCTACAAGAGCCGATACAAG GATGTGAAGCTTCCAGACGCTTACGAACGTCTCATCCTGGACGTCTTTTGCGGGAGTCAGATGCACTTTGTACGCag TGATGAACTAAGGGAAGCATGGAGGATCTTCACGCCTATTCTTCACCAGATAGACCGAGAGAAGCCCAAACCTATTCCTTACAAATATGGAAG cCGCGGCCCACCAGAAGCGGATGACCTTGCAAAGAGAGTTGGATTTCGCTACGAAGGCACTTACAAATGGGTCAACCCTCACAGACTGTGA
- the LOC139334689 gene encoding glucose-6-phosphate 1-dehydrogenase isoform X1 has translation MGTRASAVYNHRRLRKPSGVKLEPEKMANIPLSRSEVFGELRKELHEDEEFHQSDAHIFIIMGASGDLAKKKIYPTLWWLFRDGLLPEQTYFVGFARSELTVDAIRTSCLPYLKVADTEIERLSAFFGRNTYISGKYADESSFSKLHTHILSLPGGAEANRLFYLALPPTVYHDVTKNIKHSCMSTKGWNRVIVEKPFGHDLQSSEELSTHLSSLFTEEQIYRIDHYLGKEMVQNLMVLRFGNRIFGPIWNRDSVACVVLTFKEPFGTQGRGGYFDDFGIIRDVMQNHLLQMLCLVAMEKPASTSSDDVRDEKVKVLKCITPVSMSDVVLGQYVGDPEGEGDAKLGYLDDPTVPKGSTQATFTTAVLYVHNERWDGVPFILRCGKALNERKAEVRLQFTDVPGDIFGKQCRRNELVVRVQPNEAVYAKMMSKKPGVYFSPEETELDLTYKSRYKDVKLPDAYERLILDVFCGSQMHFVRSDELREAWRIFTPILHQIDREKPKPIPYKYGSRGPPEADDLAKRVGFRYEGTYKWVNPHRL, from the exons ATGGGAACTCGAGCGAGCGCTG TGTACAATCATAGAAGATTAAGGAAACCGTCAGGTGTGAAGTTGGAACCAG AAAAAATGGCCAACATCCCCCTCTCTCGCTCTGAGGTGTTTGGGGAGCTGAGGAAGGAGCTGCATGAAGATGAGGAGTTCCATCAGTCTGATGctcacatcttcatcatcatgggAGCATCG GGAGATCTGGCCAAGAAGAAAATCTACCCGACTCTATG gtGGTTGTTCAGAGACGGCCTCCTCCCTGAACAGACGTATTTTGTGGGCTTTGCTCGCTCGGAGTTGACAGTTGATGCTATTCGGACTTCTTGCCTGCCATACCTGAAG GTGGCGGATACAGAAATAGAGCGGCTGTCGGCCTTCTTCGGCAGGAACACGTACATCAGTGGGAAATATGCAGACGAGAGTTCCTTCtccaaactccacacacacatcctgtctcTGCCCGGTGGAGCCGAGGCGAACCGTCTCTTCTACCTGGCGCTGCCACCCACCGTCTACCACGACGTTACCAAGAACATCAAGCACAGCTGTATGAGCACAAA AGGCTGGAACAGGGTGATTGTCGAGAAGCCATTTGGACATGACCTTCAGAGCTCCGAAGAGCTGTCCACTCACCTGTCCTCCCTCTTCACTGAAGAACAGATCTACCGCATCGACCACTACCTGGGCAAGGAAATGGTGCAGAACCTCATGGTGCTCAG GTTTGGGAACCGTATCTTCGGGCCGATCTGGAACAGGGACAGCGTGGCCTGTGTTGTTCTCACCTTTAAAGAACCGTTTGGCACTCAGGGACGAGGAGGCTACTTTGATGATTTTGGCATCATCCG CGATGTCATGCAGAACCACTTGCTCCAGATGCTCTGCCTGGTTGCCATGGAGAAACCAGCATCCACCAGCTCTGATGATGTGAGGGATGAAAAG GTGAAAGTCCTGAAGTGCATCACTCCAGTGTCCATGTCAGATGTGGTGCTGGGTCAGTATGTGGGGGATCCAGAGGGTGAGGGGGACGCCAAACTGGGTTATCTTGACGATCCCACAGTTCCTAAAGGATCGACTCAGGCCACCTTCACCACCGCTGTCCTCTACGTGCACAACGAACGCTGGGATG GTGTTCCTTTCATCCTCCGCTGTGGAAAGGCTCTGAATGAGAGGAAAGCTGAGGTGCGGCTGCAGTTCACAGATGTCCCAggggacatttttggaaaacagTGTCGCAGGAATGAGCTAGTAGTGCGTGTGCAGCCCAACGAGGCCGTCTACGCCAAGATGATGAGCAAGAAACCCGGCGTTTACTTCAGCCCTGAGGAAACCGAGCTGGACCTCACCTACAAGAGCCGATACAAG GATGTGAAGCTTCCAGACGCTTACGAACGTCTCATCCTGGACGTCTTTTGCGGGAGTCAGATGCACTTTGTACGCag TGATGAACTAAGGGAAGCATGGAGGATCTTCACGCCTATTCTTCACCAGATAGACCGAGAGAAGCCCAAACCTATTCCTTACAAATATGGAAG cCGCGGCCCACCAGAAGCGGATGACCTTGCAAAGAGAGTTGGATTTCGCTACGAAGGCACTTACAAATGGGTCAACCCTCACAGACTGTGA
- the LOC139334690 gene encoding glycerol-3-phosphate dehydrogenase [NAD(+)], cytoplasmic: MAAPKKVCIIGSGNWGSAICKIVGVNAACNSKFDNTVKMWVFEEMVNGRKLTDIINTEHENVKYLPGHKLPANVLAVPDLVEASSDADILVFVIPHQFVGKVCDTIKGKIKNDAVGISLIKGVDEGPDGLKLISDVIQEKLGITMSVLMGANIANEVADEKFCETTIGCKNKTHGALLKELMQTTNFRVSVVEEYDVVEICGALKNIVAVGAGFCDGLGFGDNTKAAVIRLGLMEMIAFARIFCTAGPVSSATFLESCGVADLITTCYGGRNRKVAEAFVKTGKSIEELEKEMLNGQKLQGPATAAEVYLILKHKNLIDKFPLFNAVYQICYQDHPVSEFISCLQNHPEHM, from the exons ATGGCAGCTCCGAAGAAAGTCTGCATCATTGGCTCTGGAAACTG GGGTTCTGCCATCTGCAAGATAGTGGGCGTCAATGCTGCTTGCAATTCCAAATTTGACAACACCGTAAAAATGTGGGTGTTTGAGGAGATGGTGAACGGGCGCAAACTGACTGACATAATCAACACTGAACATGAAAATGTGAAGTACCTTCCTGGGCACAAACTACCAGCGAATGTG CTGGCCGTTCCGGACCTGGTGGAGGCGTCAAGCGATGCTGACATTTTGGTGTTCGTGATCCCGCACCAGTTTGTTGGGAAAGTGTGTGACACCATTAAGGGCAAGATAAAGAATGACGCAGTGGGGATATCACTCATCAAG GGTGTCGACGAAGGACCCGATGGACTTAAACTCATCTCTGATGTGATCCAGGAGAAGCTCGGCATCACCATGAGCGTGCTGATGGGGGCCAACATCGCCAATGAGGTTGCTGATGAGAAGTTTTGTGAGACCACCATCG GATGTAAGAATAAAACCCACGGGGCTCTCCTGAAGGAACTCATGCAGACTACTAACTTCCGAGTTAGTGTAGTAGAAGAATACGATGTGGTGGAAATCTGTGGAGCCCTGAAG AACATCGTTGCGGTCGGTGCAGGTTTCTGTGACGGTCTGGGCTTCGGGGACAACACGAAGGCGGCGGTGATCAGGTTGGGCCTGATGGAGATGATCGCCTTCGCCCGCATTTTCTGCACCGCTGGGCCCGTGTCCTCAGCAACCTTCCTGGAGAGCTGCGGCGTGGCCGACCTCATCACGACCTGCTACGGCGGCCGCAACCGCAAAGTGGCTGAAGCTTTTGTGAAGACGGGGAAG TCCATCGAGGAACTGGAGAAGGAGATGCTGAATGGTCAGAAGCTGCAGGGACCAGCGACAGCAGCTGAGGTCTATCTCATCCTCAAGCACAAAAACCTAATTGACAA GTTCCCGCTGTTCAATGCGGTGTATCAGATCTGCTATCAGGACCATCCTGTCTCTGAgttcatcagctgtttgcagaACCACCCTGAGCACATGTAA